The Rhizobium leguminosarum genome includes a region encoding these proteins:
- the thrC gene encoding threonine synthase: MMNVDYISTRGEAPSLGFCDALLTGLARDGGLYVPRKWPSFSKKEIRALRGKTYQEIAFTILSPFTNGEIPDDTFRAMIDEAYGTFRHPAIAPLVQTGPNSFVMELFHGTTLAFKDVAMQLLARLMDYALEKRGERATIVGATSGDTGGAAIDAFAGRERTDIFILFPHGKVSPVQQRQMTTSSSPNVHALAVEGNFDDCQNLVKAMFNDVAFRDKVRLSGVNSINWARIMAQIVYYFTAAVALGGPDRKISFTVPTGNFGDIFAGYCAKRMGLPIDRLVIATNENDILARALKTGRYDMKAVKATSSPSMDIQISSNFERLLFEAYDRDASKVRAAMESLKQSNGFEIGAQALKAIRRDFRSGRASEKQVTETIRKTHAETGYLLDPHSAIGVFVAAKKEKPNTPMVTLSTAHPAKFPAAVKSACGIDPALPTWLADLMQREERFQIIKPELKAVENFIGKHARGETTAGAER, translated from the coding sequence ATGATGAACGTGGACTATATCTCGACCCGCGGCGAAGCCCCTTCCCTCGGCTTTTGCGACGCCCTTTTGACCGGGCTGGCGCGCGACGGCGGGCTCTATGTTCCGCGCAAATGGCCGAGCTTTTCCAAGAAGGAAATCCGCGCGCTCCGCGGCAAGACATATCAGGAAATCGCCTTCACCATCCTGTCGCCCTTCACCAATGGCGAGATCCCCGACGACACGTTCCGGGCGATGATCGACGAGGCCTACGGCACCTTCCGCCATCCGGCGATTGCGCCGCTCGTCCAGACCGGGCCGAACAGCTTCGTCATGGAACTCTTCCACGGCACGACGCTCGCCTTCAAGGACGTGGCGATGCAGCTGCTCGCCCGGCTGATGGACTATGCGCTGGAAAAGCGAGGCGAGCGGGCGACGATCGTCGGCGCCACTTCGGGCGACACCGGCGGGGCAGCGATCGACGCCTTCGCCGGGCGCGAGCGCACCGACATCTTCATCCTTTTCCCGCATGGCAAGGTCTCGCCGGTGCAGCAGCGGCAGATGACGACCTCGTCGTCACCAAACGTGCATGCGCTTGCCGTCGAGGGCAATTTCGACGACTGCCAGAACCTCGTGAAAGCGATGTTCAACGACGTGGCCTTCCGCGACAAGGTCCGACTTTCCGGCGTCAACTCGATCAACTGGGCGCGCATCATGGCCCAGATCGTCTATTATTTCACGGCGGCGGTGGCGCTCGGCGGACCGGACCGGAAGATCTCGTTCACGGTGCCGACCGGCAATTTCGGCGATATCTTCGCCGGCTACTGCGCCAAGCGCATGGGCCTGCCGATCGACCGGCTGGTGATCGCCACCAACGAGAACGACATCCTGGCGCGGGCGCTGAAAACCGGCCGCTACGACATGAAGGCGGTCAAGGCGACGAGCTCGCCGTCGATGGATATCCAGATCTCGTCGAACTTCGAACGGCTGCTGTTCGAAGCCTATGACCGCGACGCCTCGAAGGTGCGGGCGGCGATGGAAAGCCTCAAGCAATCCAACGGCTTCGAGATCGGCGCGCAAGCGCTGAAGGCGATCCGCCGCGACTTCCGCTCCGGGCGCGCCAGCGAGAAGCAGGTGACTGAGACGATCCGCAAGACCCATGCCGAGACCGGTTATCTGCTGGATCCGCATTCGGCGATCGGCGTCTTCGTCGCCGCCAAGAAAGAAAAGCCGAATACGCCGATGGTGACGCTTTCGACCGCGCATCCGGCGAAATTCCCCGCCGCCGTAAAATCCGCCTGCGGTATTGACCCGGCGCTTCCGACGTGGCTTGCTGATCTGATGCAAAGGGAGGAGCGTTTCCAGATCATCAAACCGGAGCTGAAAGCCGTTGAAAACTTTATCGGCAAGCATGCCCGCGGCGAGACGACAGCAGGCGCAGAAAGATAG
- a CDS encoding HAD family hydrolase, whose translation MDGFDLIIFDCDGVLVDSEIIAAEVESALLTEAGYPISAEEMGERFAGMTWRNILLQIEREASIPFSASLLDKSEHLLDLRLAQDVQAIPGVEFAVSRLPIKRCICSNSSTKRLDMMLTKVGLKPLFAPNIFSAKDLGPDRVKPKPDIFLHGASQMGVSPDKVVVVEDSVHGVHAARAAGMRVIGFTGASHSYPAHADKLTDAGAETAISRMNDLPGVVAALAAWDNVL comes from the coding sequence ATGGATGGCTTCGACCTCATCATCTTCGACTGCGACGGCGTTCTCGTCGATTCGGAAATCATCGCGGCCGAAGTCGAATCCGCGCTTCTGACAGAGGCCGGATATCCGATCAGCGCCGAGGAAATGGGCGAGCGTTTCGCCGGCATGACGTGGCGCAACATCCTGCTGCAGATCGAGCGCGAGGCAAGCATCCCGTTTTCGGCCTCCCTGCTCGACAAGTCGGAGCATCTGCTCGACCTCAGATTAGCGCAGGACGTCCAAGCCATTCCGGGCGTCGAATTCGCGGTCTCCAGGCTGCCGATCAAGCGCTGCATCTGCTCGAATTCGAGCACCAAGCGGCTCGACATGATGCTGACCAAGGTGGGCCTCAAGCCGCTGTTTGCGCCGAATATTTTCTCTGCCAAGGATCTTGGCCCCGACCGCGTCAAGCCGAAGCCCGACATCTTCCTGCACGGCGCAAGCCAGATGGGCGTTTCGCCTGACAAGGTTGTTGTGGTCGAGGATTCCGTCCACGGCGTACACGCGGCCCGCGCCGCCGGCATGCGCGTCATCGGCTTCACCGGCGCCTCGCACAGCTATCCCGCCCATGCCGACAAATTGACGGATGCCGGCGCCGAAACGGCAATCTCCCGCATGAACGACCTGCCGGGCGTCGTCGCCGCACTGGCGGCCTGGGACAACGTTCTCTGA
- a CDS encoding DUF433 domain-containing protein, protein MPATHALTLTEAGYVLNRSATALNKAVDTGVIRARQRKVGSAVQRLLGPAEMRFLLVADGLDKDLTPAGRRRLYDAIRQLSFDAHRVSLGEIVLDLGKIDADLETRLQRLEALRGWVDLERGEPLIKATRVPVHMVAALARGQTVAEIVEDFPSLSREQVEAAIEYAKAYPKRGRPYPSRSLKRSLADLAELGAFDEVDEAADVAGPRIIP, encoded by the coding sequence ATGCCTGCTACCCATGCTCTCACTTTGACTGAGGCCGGTTACGTCCTGAACCGGTCCGCGACCGCTCTCAACAAGGCTGTCGATACAGGTGTTATCCGCGCGCGCCAGCGCAAGGTCGGTAGCGCTGTTCAGCGGCTTTTAGGCCCTGCAGAAATGCGGTTTTTGCTCGTCGCCGACGGCCTCGATAAGGACCTAACTCCTGCCGGCCGTCGCAGACTATACGATGCGATCCGTCAACTCTCTTTCGACGCTCATCGCGTCAGTCTCGGGGAAATCGTGCTCGACCTGGGGAAGATAGATGCAGATCTCGAAACTCGGCTTCAGCGCCTGGAAGCTCTGCGAGGGTGGGTAGACTTAGAGCGTGGCGAACCGCTGATAAAGGCTACCCGCGTTCCGGTCCATATGGTGGCAGCACTTGCCCGCGGACAGACAGTCGCGGAGATCGTCGAGGATTTTCCTTCCCTCAGCCGCGAGCAGGTCGAGGCCGCCATCGAATACGCGAAAGCATATCCGAAGCGGGGGCGACCCTATCCATCCCGCAGTCTCAAGCGATCGCTCGCCGATCTCGCCGAACTTGGGGCCTTCGATGAAGTCGACGAAGCAGCGGATGTTGCAGGCCCGCGAATAATTCCGTGA
- a CDS encoding type II toxin-antitoxin system VapC family toxin produces MTGYLLDENVLREFSPRGNANVRKWIAGVDDAELRLSVATLFEKRRGAEMLKRRDPERAAAIIRGIANLEKAFADRILPVDATVVEEWTRLLGAKNKDRWDLALAATARVHRLVLVTRNIKDFEGRGTRLLNPFTDPPERIEP; encoded by the coding sequence GTGACCGGCTATTTGCTGGACGAGAACGTCTTGCGTGAGTTCAGCCCGCGAGGCAACGCCAACGTCCGCAAGTGGATCGCCGGCGTCGATGACGCGGAACTGCGCCTCAGCGTAGCGACGCTATTCGAGAAGCGCCGAGGTGCTGAAATGCTCAAGCGGCGCGACCCGGAACGGGCCGCTGCTATCATTCGAGGAATTGCCAACCTGGAGAAAGCGTTTGCAGATCGGATTCTGCCGGTGGACGCCACGGTTGTGGAAGAATGGACGCGCCTGCTCGGAGCCAAGAACAAGGATCGCTGGGACTTGGCGCTTGCGGCGACTGCGCGCGTTCACCGCCTCGTGCTTGTCACGCGCAACATCAAAGATTTCGAGGGCCGCGGTACGCGGCTGCTCAATCCGTTCACCGATCCCCCGGAGCGGATCGAGCCCTAG